One Siniperca chuatsi isolate FFG_IHB_CAS linkage group LG5, ASM2008510v1, whole genome shotgun sequence DNA window includes the following coding sequences:
- the pcna gene encoding proliferating cell nuclear antigen, whose amino-acid sequence MFEARLVQGSILKKVLEALKDLITEACWDVSSSGISLQSMDSSHVSLVQLTLRHDGFDSYRCDRNLAMGVNLSSMSKILKCAGNEDIITLRAEDNADTLVLVFETLNQEKVSDYEMKLMDLDVEQLGIPEQEYSCVVKMPSGEFARICRDLSQIGDAVMISCAKDGVKFSATGELGTGNVKLSQTSNVDKEDEAVTIEMNEPVQLIFALNYLNFFTKATPLSKTVTLSMSADIPLVVEYKIADMGHVKYYLAPKIDEEAS is encoded by the exons ATGTTTGAGGCTCGCCTGGTCCAGGGGTCCATCCTGAAGAAGGTGCTGGAGGCTCTGAAGGACCTGATCACAGAAGCCTGCTGGGACGTCAGCTCGTCCGGCATCTCCCTGCAGAGCATGGACTCCTCTCACGTCTCCCTGGTCCAGCTCACCCTGCGGCATGACGGCTTCGACTCGTACCGCTGCGACAGAAACCTCGCCATGGGAGTCAACCTCAGCAG tatgtcaaaaatCCTGAAGTGTGCAGGAAACGAAGACATCATCACCCTCAGAGCAGAAGATAATGCAGACACACTTGTCCTCGTGTTTGAGACACTCA ACCAGGAGAAAGTCTCAGATTATGAGATGAAACTGATGGACTTAGATGTGGAGCAGCTTGGTATTCCA GAGCAGGAGTACAGCTGTGTGGTGAAGATGCCCTCCGGGGAGTTTGCCCGTATCTGCCGTGACCTGTCCCAGATCGGTGACGCCGTCATGATCTCCTGCGCCAAGGACGGAGTCAAGTTCTCCGCCACGGGAGAGCTGGGCACAGGCAACGTCAAGCTGTCCCAGACCAGTAACGTAGACAAAGAGGACGAGGCG GTCACTATTGAGATGAATGAACCCGTCCAGCTGATCTTTGCCCTCAACTACCTGAACTTCTTCACCAAGGCCACGCCGCTGTCCAAGACCGTCACCCTCAGCATGTCCGCTGATATCCCCCTCG TGGTGGAGTACAAGATTGCTGATATGGGACACGTCAAATACTACTTGGCGCCGAAGATCGATGAAGAGGCTTCctaa